Proteins co-encoded in one Seriola aureovittata isolate HTS-2021-v1 ecotype China chromosome 1, ASM2101889v1, whole genome shotgun sequence genomic window:
- the ogfod1 gene encoding prolyl 3-hydroxylase OGFOD1, translating to MASKRRQDEVGKSDKKKKQKKSEETAELGSAVEDDQVKSAVKEAWSRRTHCSLGDLELDCHPFPHCIIKNFLGSETFVENLQRELLELNFHEKSNDLYKFKQSDDLRKRTEPHIAGLRVALFGRFRSWLSEVLGVELENTVDISCARYEYTDVLLCHDDELEGRRVAFILYLVPPWQSSDGGTLDLYTTDGNFQPQSIVKSLVPSWNTLVLFEVSPVSFHQVSEVLSQDKCRLSLSGWFHGPPLERPPRHIEPPVPRSPHLPRDETLLLEWVNPVYLDISYQEQIQEEFEDSSEIQLKDFLKEEKFRELGEALRHAQIQWTRRGPPNKRCYEVVSLDTLPQCVSTCWEMLRSEAFFLLLSNFTGLRLHYLCPTDDDDEREQKEQEDVRDGEATGSSTESPSANASREKELSTPVCCGEVRRWSHGGYTLLHDGEAARAEYALDLVLPFGCADWQSEFGGFTCYVANEEDEELLTVYPEDNSLALVYRDKETLKFVKHVNHKSSSDSAGTSTCRAFYDFSFVYYE from the exons acaagaagaaaaagcagaagaagagcGAAGAAACAGCAGAACTTGGTTCCGCTGTGGAGGACGACCAGGTGAAGAGTGCGGTGAAGGAGGCGTGGAGCCGGAGGACCCACTGCAGCCTGG GGGATCTGGAGTTGGACTGTCACCCTTTCCCTCACTGCATCATCAAGAACTTCCTCGGCAGCGAGACCTTCGTAGAGAACCTGCAGAGAGAACTGCTGGAGCTCAACTTCCATGAGAAGTCAAACGATCTCTACAAATTTAAACAG TCAGATGACTTGAGGAAGAGAACAGAGCCACACATCGCAGGACTGAG GGTAGCACTGTTTGGGCGTTTCCGTTCCTGGCTCAGCGAAGTGTTAGGGGTTGAACTGGAGAACACAGTGGATATTTCTTGTGCCAGATATGAATACACAG ATGTTCTTTTGTGTCACGATGATGAATTGGAGGGAAGACGTGTCGCTTTCATTCTGTATCTTGTGCCTCCGTGGCAGAGCAGCGACGGGGGAACCCTCGATCTATACACAACAGATG GTAATTTCCAGCCACAGAGTATAGTGAAGTCGCTCGTCCCCTCCTGGAACACACTCGTCCTCTTTGAAGTGTCTCCAGTGTCCTTTCACCAA GTGTCAGAAGTTTTGTCACAGGATAAGTGTCGTCTGTCTCTGAGTGGCTGGTTTCATGGACCGCCTCTGGAGCGTCCTCCTCGCCACATAGAGCCCCCCGTCCCAAGGAGTCCACATTTACCAAGAGAT GAGACGCTGCTACTGGAGTGGGTCAATCCAGTGTATCTGGACATTTCCTATCAAGAGCAGATTCAGGAGGAGTTTGAGGACAGCTCTGAAATACAGCTCAAAGACTTTCTCAAA GAGGAGAAGTTCAGGGAGCTGGGTGAGGCACTGCGACACGCTCAGATTCAGTGGACGAGGAGAGGTCCGCCCAATAAGAG ATGCTATGAAGTGGTTTCTCTAGACACCCTGCCCCAGTGTGTGAGCACATGCTGGGAGATGCTTCGTTCAGAGGctttcttcctgctcctctccaACTTCACTGGCCTTCGATTGCACTACCTGTGTCctactgatgatgatgacgagaGAGAGCAGAAGGAGCAAGAGGACGTGCGGGATGGAGAAGCCACGGGATCTTCGACAGAATCCCCATCAGCAAATGCAAGCAGAGAGAAag AGCTGAGCACACCTGTATGTTGTGGTGAAGTGCGTCGATGGTCTCATGGCGGCTACACTCTGCTGCATGATGGGGAGGCAGCACGGGCAGAGTACGCTCTGGATCTTGTTTTACCCTTTGGCTGTGCag ACTGGCAGTCAGAGTTTGGGGGCTTCACATGTTATGTTGCTAATGAAGAGGACGAGGAG CTTCTGACAGTGTATCCAGAGGACAACTCCCTCGCCCTCGTctacagagacaaagaaacccTCAAATTTGTCAAACATGTCAACCATAAAAGCTCCTCTGATTCTGCGGGCACTTCAACCTGCAGagcattttatgacttttcttttgtgtactatgaataa
- the tradd gene encoding tumor necrosis factor receptor type 1-associated DEATH domain protein, producing MADKTVDGGPWTGCAVMFLQSLCPRVNLLSLYKDQQGKFIIFKVIKLTLIDSAGGLGGYEILKVHDADPFLGVEVKFVDVTACQQFLESYSSGAVRQSVSQHACRLLALPQELTVETQLKASTHILDLYLDKLELCLQHIHLSQPERLRDEEIDRLEEQLQSQALGPAPQSTVITQEEPSVPSNCFKFQNKVFEDRMLTAADVQSFSNGVGRQWKHVGRALGKSCRALKGPAIDNLAYEYEREGLYEQAYQLLSRFIQAEGRAAKLSRLVKALEDCKLTSLAENILDIQPRE from the exons ATGGCGGACAAGACTGTGGATGGTGGGCCATGGACAGGGTGTGCAGTTATGTTTCTGCAGTCGCTCTGCCCCCGTGTGaacctgctctctctctacAAAGACCAACAGGGAAAGTTCATCATTTTCAAAGTCATCAAGCTGACACTTATAG ATTCTGCAGGAGGTCTGGGGGGTTACGAGATACTGAAGGTCCATGACGCTGATCCCTTCCTGGGGGTGGAGGTGAAGTTTGTGGACGTGACAGCATGTCAGCAGTTCCTGGAGAGCTACAGCTCTGGAGCAGTGCGTCAGTCTGTCTCGCAACACGCCTGCCGGCTTCTTGCTCTGCCCCAAGAGTTAACAGTGGAAACCCAGCTCAAGGCCAGCACACACATCCTGGATCTCTATCTGGACAAGCTGGAACTTTGCCTACAGCACATCCACCTTTCACAG CCGGAGCGCCTGCGCGATGAAGAGATCGATCGtctggaggagcagctgcagagtcagGCCCTTGGTCCTGCCCCACAATCCACCGTCATCACACAGGAAGAGCCTTCTGTTCCCAGCAACTGCTTCAAGTTTCAGAATAAAGTGTTTG AGGACCGAATGCTGACAGCGGCAGATGTTCAGAGCTTTTCTAACGGAGTGGGCCGTCAGTGGAAACATGTAGGGAGGGCCCTGGGGAAAAGCTGCCGGGCTCTGAAGGGTCCGGCCATAGACAACCTGGCCTACGAGTATGAGAGAGAAGGGCTGTATGAGCAAGCCTATCAGCTGCTCAGCCGCTTCATCCAGGCGGAGGGGAGAGCGGCCAAGCTGAGCCGGCTGGTCAAAGCACTGGAGGACTGCAAACTCACCAGCCTGGCTGAAAATATTCTGGACATACAGCCACGAGAGTAA
- the gnao1b gene encoding guanine nucleotide binding protein (G protein), alpha activating activity polypeptide O, b gives MGCTLSAEERAALDRSKAIEKNLKEDGMVAAKDVKLLLLGGGESGKSTIVKQMKIIHEDGFSGDDVKQYKPVVYSNTIQSLAAILRAMDSLGIEFADKDRKADAKLVCDVVSRMEDTEPYSAELLTAMKRVWADAGTQECFSRAREYQLNDSAQYYLDSLDRIGAADYQPTEQDILRTRVKTTGIVETHFTFKNLHFRLFDVGGQRSERKKWIHCFEDVTAIIFCVAMSGYDQVLHEDETTNRMHESLMLFDSICNNKFFIDTSIILFLNKKDLFAEKIKKSPLTICFPEYTGANTYDDATAYIQVQFESKNRSPNKEIYCHLTCATDTGNIQVVFDAVTDIIIANNLRGCGLY, from the exons ATGGGATGTACACTGAGCGCCGAGGAGCGCGCAGCTCTGGACCGGAGCAAGGCCATCGAGAAAAACCTGAAGGAGGACGGGATGGTCGCCGCCAAGGACGTCAAACTGCTTCTGCTCG GCGGCGGAGAGTCCGGCAAAAGCACCATCGTCAAACAGATGAA GATTATCCATGAAGATGGCTTTTCTGGGGATGACGTGAAGCAGTATAAGCCTGTGGTCTACAGCAACACCATCCAGAGCTTGGCAGCCATCCTCCGAGCCATGGACTCACTGGGCATCGAGTTTGCAGACAAGGATAGAAAA GCCGATGCTAAGCTGGTTTGCGATGTGGTCAGTCGTATGGAGGACACAGAGCCGTACTCTGCAGAGCTTCTCACTGCTATGAAGCGTGTATGGGCCGACGCTGGGACTCAGGAGTGCTTCAGTCGTGCCCGGGAATACCAGCTTAACGACTCTGCTCAATA CTACCTGGACAGTCTAGACCGGATTGGGGCAGCAGACTATCAGCCCACAGAGCAGGACATCCTGAGAACCCGAGTGAAGACCACCGGAATCGTTGAAACCCACTTCACCTTCAAAAACCTACATTTCAG GCTGTTTGACgtgggaggtcagaggtcagagaggaagaagtggatCCACTGCTTTGAAGATGTGACGGCCATTATCTTCTGTGTTGCTATGAGCGGATACGACCAGGTGCTCCATGAAGATGAAACAACT AACCGCATGCATGAGTCGCTCATGCTCTTTGACTCCATCTGTAACAACAAATTCTTCATCGACAcctccatcatcctcttcctcaacaAGAAGGATCTGTTCGCTGAAAAGATCAAGAAGTCGCCGCTGACGATCTGTTTTCCAGAATACACAG GTGCTAATACTTACGACGATGCTACTGCATATATTCAGGTTCAGTTCGAGAGTAAGAACCGCTCTCCCAATAAGGAGATCTACTGTCACCTGACCTGtgccacagacacaggaaacatCCAGGTAGTGTTTGATGCCGTCACTGACATCATTATTGCAAACAACCTTAGAGGGTGTGGCTTATACTGA